A window of Nicotiana sylvestris chromosome 8, ASM39365v2, whole genome shotgun sequence genomic DNA:
TCATATAAATCTTTTTGTACCATTTCCATATTTTCATACAACTCATGAAAACTTTTAGTTTTCTGAGGCACTTCACTTGAAGAACTTGAACTTGGATAATCTTTTTCTTGAACTTGTGCTGGTGGTGTTGAAGGTGGTATGATAGTCTGCTCCTCaaattcttcatcatcatcttcatcaaagAACGGACTAAAAGAGTAATCTTGGTCTTTAGTTtgttgtgatgacccgatagatcatcttgggaagaccttggattcatgcagtaGGAGCTATACCttccactctccaccagatggtgaaatttgaatatgAATATCAGGAGATTATAGTCCATGGAAAGGACGAGCAGTCAATTTACTGGGACCTGTTAGTCCCATGTCTCGAAGCTAGGGAAGGaagtgaacatatagtctatcaagATTTTGAGGTTGTAGTCGCAGACCAATGTGAAGAAGGAAGCCCTTGTCCTCAACCCTTTCTCTCAAATGCATCaattatggttgccaaggaaatgatcaggcatggttataaactCGGGAAGGGGCTCGGGACATCATTGCAAGGAATTACAGAACCTATCACTCTGGCTGCTAGCGAGAAGTTCTTTGGTGTGGGTTTCCAAGCCACGCCAACTGATGAAACATGGGCAAATGAACAAAAGAACAacggttgggtcttgcctcagctgATCCCGCATCTGTTCGAAACCTTTGTCAGACCCAAGtacaatgaagaaaaagaagatgaggccttcacgaccgaagaaattgaagaaatctgtaGGGCTGTGAGACAGATattgtatgaaacccacatggttcagccgggagaaggctcgagcaccgctgaggtgctatacATGGGGCCCGATGCCAAgttgcaaaattggaaggctactcagttcccagtcaggcgggaatcctggtagtccagtcttgccactttttctgcatcacaaattatttcagggtataactcgaatgtttttttttagtttcctatctttaaattccaatgtaaaccctgttatcttcaaattcaatgaaatgaaatcaatatttcatcgttcatctctctttattctttctgatttttgttactttttcttatttcttttttcagttctaataatgcggctttaaataacatgacatgcttgcggacttcatgcctagaTCTAAACATGCTGTCTCAttatgaaataatgaaccaagaactggaatatgatgaagaagaggctttcagggaaataaatcgagaattggaacaatttgagaataaacctaagctaAATCTAAATGAAATCGAGCCGGTAAATTTGGGTAATTTAGAAGAGGTCCAAgagaccatgataagcattcacacagatgaaagaactagggatgtcttgatccaacttttgtttgaattcaaagatgtgtttgcttggtcctacgatgacatgccaggattaagtgtcgatttggtggtccacaagttGCCGACTTACCCCAATTATCCCCATGTCCAGCAAAAGCAaaaaaagttcaaaactgatattagtgacaagatcaaagaagaagtcaccaaacagttgaaggcaggggtgatccgagtggtccgatacaccacctAGTTAGCCAATGCGATTcccgtgccaaagaaagatgggaaaactcgggtgtgcgttgactattaagatttgaacaaagcaagtcccaaagacaacttcccattaccaaacatccacatcctcgttgacaactgtgccaaacatgagatacagtctttcatggattgttatgttgggtatcatcaggtcttaatggatgaggaagatgcaaaaAAGACAGCATTTACAACACCGTGGGGCACCTATTGctatagggtcatgccttttggtctgaagaatgtcggggcaacttacatgagaacCATGACTGCCATTTCCCCCGACATGATGCACCAgtaaatcgaggtgtatgtggatgatgtgatcatcaaatccagaacACGGGATGACCATGTTCGAGACCTGAGAAAGTTTTTTGAGCGGCTGCGTAAGTACTTTTGAAGCTGAATCcggctaaatgtgcatttggggttccgtctagcaaactcttgggatttataTTCAaccggaggggcatcgagttagatcTAACGAAAataaagtctattcgagatttgCCTCATCCGAAAACCAAGAAAGAGATTATGAGCCtgctgggaaggttgaattacatcagccgattcattgctcaattgacttccacatgtgagcccatcttcaagctgttgaagaaagatgcagcaattaaatggacagacgagtgtcaagaggcctttgacaaaatcaaagaatatctgtcgaatccgTCGGTCTTAGTCCCAGCCTAACCTGGAAGacctttgtttttgtatttgacggtcttggagaattctttcgACTGTATCCTTAGGCAACATGATGTCACCGAGAAGAAAGAGCAGGCAATCTACTATTTGAGTAAAAAGTTCACAAGTTATGAAGCTAAATATACCTTGTTAGAAAGGACttgttgcgccttaacttgggtcgctcaaaagattaggcattacttgt
This region includes:
- the LOC138875415 gene encoding uncharacterized protein, with protein sequence MVVFFFLYRRQVNVDESLLDGLGVPKFTASFSEALHLKNLNLDNLFLELVLVVLKVIILGRPWIHAVGAIPSTLHQMVKFEYEYQEIIVHGKDEQSIYWDLLVPCLEAREGSEHIVYQDFEVVVADQCEEGSPCPQPFLSNASIMVAKEMIRHGYKLGKGLGTSLQGITEPITLAASEKFFGVGFQATPTDETWANEQKNNGWVLPQLIPHLFETFVRPKYNEEKEDEAFTTEEIEEICRAVRQILYETHMVQPGEGSSTAEVLYMGPDAKLQNWKATQFPVRRESCSNNAALNNMTCLRTSCLDLNMLSHYEIMNQELEYDEEEAFREINRELEQFENKPKLNLNEIEPVNLGNLEEVQETMISIHTDERTRDVLIQLLFEFKDVFAWSYDDMPGLSVDLVVHKLPTYPNYPHVQQKQKKFKTDISDKIKEEVTKQLKAGVLMDEEDAKKTAFTTPWGTYCYRVMPFGLKNVGATYMRTMTAISPDMMHQTMKAQALADHLAENPVDDEYQPLNTYFHDEDVNSVEVISEDTNAWKMFFDGAVNAKGIGIGAILISPASQHYPATARLRFFYTNNTTEYESCIMGLNIAIDQDVEELLIMGGSDLIIQQAQGEWETRDVKIIPYRQHVEDLSKQFKSVEFRHGYCNTVEVEPDVRPWYHDIKRFLKTKEYPDQASGDQKRTIRQLASGFFLSDEVLYKKTPDLNLLRCVDAEEAGRIMYEVHAGVCGPHMNRYILAKKILRAGYYWMTMEKDCFSFVRKGHQYQVHGDLIHAPPIELHPMSAPWPFVAWGMMSLG